A window of the Loxodonta africana isolate mLoxAfr1 chromosome 3, mLoxAfr1.hap2, whole genome shotgun sequence genome harbors these coding sequences:
- the RFX5 gene encoding DNA-binding protein RFX5 isoform X2 gives MAEDEPDAKSPKTGGRAPPGHAEAGEPTTLLQRLGGTISKAVQNKVEGILQDVQKFSDNDKLYLYLQLPSGPSTGDKSSEPSTLSNEEYMYAYRWIRNHLEEHTDTCLPKQSVYDAYRKYCESLACCRPLSTANFGKIIREIFPDIKARRLGGRGQSKYCYSGIRRKTLVSMPPLPGLDLKDSESPEMGPEVTPAPRDELVEAACALTCDWAERILKRSFSSIVEVARFLLQQHLISARSAHAHVLKAMGLAEEDEHGPRERSSKSKNGVENLEGGARKKPERPTQPPKELEPRAGAGTSVRGERKKNVVETPAPAANNPQVNALVARLPLLLPRTPRSHLQPVQVSPPILAPKLSSGPLKVTTLPLPSRGGGPQTTVPIINMILPTVPALPGPGRAPSVGLTQPRRTENREVGIGGDPGPQHKGVKRTAETPVSEASGQNPPAKAAKQDIEDTGTDAKRKRGRPRKKSGGSRERNSAPEKSAAAMDSAQPSRLTLETWGSGRESNSAGWSERPGLMGEAEKGTVLAQGQEDGAVSKGVRGSSSRHAKEAEDKILVTPKVSVIKGSRNQKEAVQLVKGEVATTAQGNKDFKGLVLQTSSPHEHKDPKAVPP, from the exons ATGGCAGAAGATGAGCCTGATGCTAAGAGCCCAAAGACTGGGGGAAGGGCCCCCCCGGGTCATGCCGAGGCTGGCGAACCCACCACCCTTCTTCAGAGGCTCGGAGGCACCATTTC CAAGGCCGTGCAAAACAAAGTGGAGGGAATTCTG CAAGATGTACAGAAATTCTCAGACAACGACAAGCTGTATCTCTACCTTCAGCTCCCCTCAGGGCCCAGCACTGGAGACAAAAG CTCAGAGCCAAGTACACTCAGCAATGAGGAGTACATGTACGCCTATAGGTGGATCCGCAACCACCTAGAAGAGCACACCGACACCTGTCTGCCAAAGCAAAGCGTTTATGATGCCTatcg GAAGTACTGTGAGAGCCTCGCCTGTTGCCGCCCACTCAGCACAGCCAACTTTGGCAAAATTATCAGAGAGATTTTCCCTGACATCAAGGCCCGAAGGCTTGGTGGCCGGGGCCAGTCCAA ATACTGCTACAGTGGCATACGAAGAAAGACCTTGGTATCTATGCCACCCCTGCCTGGACTTGACCTGAAAGATTCTGAGAGT CCAGAAATGGGCCCAGAAGTAACCCCGGCACCTCGGGATGAACTGGTGGAGGCAGCCTGCGCCTTGACCTGTGACTGGGCAGAGCGAATTCTGAAACGGTCCTTCAGTTCCATTGTAGAGGTCGCCCGTTTCCTACTACAGCAGCATCTCATCTCTGCCCGATCTGCACACGCCCATGTGCTCAAGGCCATGGGGCTTGCTG AAGAGGATGAACATGGTCCTCGGGAACGATCATCTAAATCCAAGAATGGTGTAGAGAACCTGGAGGGTGGAGCCCGTAAGAAACCTGAGAGACCAACCCAG CCTCCCAAGGAGCTAGAACCCCGGGCTGGGGCTGGCACCTCAGTGCGTGGAGAGCGGAAGAAGAATGTAGTAGAGACCCCGGCCCCAGCAGCCAATAACCCACAGGTTAACGCCCTGGTGGCCCGGCTACCGCTGCTCCTCCCCCGGACCCCTCGCTCACATCTTCAGCCAGTCCAAGTCTCTCCACCCATCCTGGCCCCCAAGCTTTCTTCAGGCCCCTTGAAAGTGACTACGCTGCCTCTGCCCAGTAGGGGTGGGGGACCTCAGACAACTGTGCCCATCATTAACATGATCTTACCAACTGTTCCTGCTTTGCCTGGGCCTGGGCGAGCTCCATCTGTGGGTCTCACTCAGCCCCGGCGCACAGAGAACAGGGAGGTAGGTATAGGGGGTGACCCGGGACCCCAGCACAAGGGTGTCAAGAGGACAGCTGAAACACCTGTGAGTGAGGCCAGTGGGCAGAACCCGCCAGCTAAAGCAGCAAAGCAGGATATAGAGGATACAGGAACTGATGCTAAAAGAAAACGGGGGCGCCCTCGAAAGAAATCAGGCGGAAGCAGGGAAAGGAATTCTGCCCCTGAGAAATCGGCAGCTGCCATGGACTCTGCTCAGCCCTCAAGGTTAACCCTGGAGACTTGGGGCTCTGGAAGGGAAAGCAACTCAGCTGGATGGTCAGAGAGGCCAGGGCTGATGGGAGAGGCTGAGAAGGGGACAGTGCTCGCCCAGGGTCAGGAAGATGGTGCTGTTTCCAAAGGAGTAAGGGGCTCCAGTTCTCGGCATGCCAAAGAAGCAGAAGATAAAATTCTTGTCACCCCTAAAGTGAGTGTCATCAAGGGCAGTAGAAACCAAAAGGAGGCTGTTCAGTTGGTAAAAGGAGAGGTAGCAACTACAGCACAGGGTAATAAAGACTTCAAGGGGCTTGTGCTTCAAACTTCTTCACCCCATGAGCATAAAGATCCCAAAGCAGTACCCCCGTGA
- the RFX5 gene encoding DNA-binding protein RFX5 isoform X1, producing the protein MIEQAARVSRQIGAVTTIQKKEKATHEPAGPGPWGWAGVKVATSPHAGMAEDEPDAKSPKTGGRAPPGHAEAGEPTTLLQRLGGTISKAVQNKVEGILQDVQKFSDNDKLYLYLQLPSGPSTGDKSSEPSTLSNEEYMYAYRWIRNHLEEHTDTCLPKQSVYDAYRKYCESLACCRPLSTANFGKIIREIFPDIKARRLGGRGQSKYCYSGIRRKTLVSMPPLPGLDLKDSESPEMGPEVTPAPRDELVEAACALTCDWAERILKRSFSSIVEVARFLLQQHLISARSAHAHVLKAMGLAEEDEHGPRERSSKSKNGVENLEGGARKKPERPTQPPKELEPRAGAGTSVRGERKKNVVETPAPAANNPQVNALVARLPLLLPRTPRSHLQPVQVSPPILAPKLSSGPLKVTTLPLPSRGGGPQTTVPIINMILPTVPALPGPGRAPSVGLTQPRRTENREVGIGGDPGPQHKGVKRTAETPVSEASGQNPPAKAAKQDIEDTGTDAKRKRGRPRKKSGGSRERNSAPEKSAAAMDSAQPSRLTLETWGSGRESNSAGWSERPGLMGEAEKGTVLAQGQEDGAVSKGVRGSSSRHAKEAEDKILVTPKVSVIKGSRNQKEAVQLVKGEVATTAQGNKDFKGLVLQTSSPHEHKDPKAVPP; encoded by the exons ATGATAGAGCAGGCTGCCCGTGTATCTAGGCAGATTGGGGCTGTTACAAccattcagaaaaaagaaaaagcaacgcACGAGCCCGCGGGGCCAGGACCGTGGGGCTGGGCTGGAGTGAAGGTGGCTACGAG CCCTCATGCTGGGATGGCAGAAGATGAGCCTGATGCTAAGAGCCCAAAGACTGGGGGAAGGGCCCCCCCGGGTCATGCCGAGGCTGGCGAACCCACCACCCTTCTTCAGAGGCTCGGAGGCACCATTTC CAAGGCCGTGCAAAACAAAGTGGAGGGAATTCTG CAAGATGTACAGAAATTCTCAGACAACGACAAGCTGTATCTCTACCTTCAGCTCCCCTCAGGGCCCAGCACTGGAGACAAAAG CTCAGAGCCAAGTACACTCAGCAATGAGGAGTACATGTACGCCTATAGGTGGATCCGCAACCACCTAGAAGAGCACACCGACACCTGTCTGCCAAAGCAAAGCGTTTATGATGCCTatcg GAAGTACTGTGAGAGCCTCGCCTGTTGCCGCCCACTCAGCACAGCCAACTTTGGCAAAATTATCAGAGAGATTTTCCCTGACATCAAGGCCCGAAGGCTTGGTGGCCGGGGCCAGTCCAA ATACTGCTACAGTGGCATACGAAGAAAGACCTTGGTATCTATGCCACCCCTGCCTGGACTTGACCTGAAAGATTCTGAGAGT CCAGAAATGGGCCCAGAAGTAACCCCGGCACCTCGGGATGAACTGGTGGAGGCAGCCTGCGCCTTGACCTGTGACTGGGCAGAGCGAATTCTGAAACGGTCCTTCAGTTCCATTGTAGAGGTCGCCCGTTTCCTACTACAGCAGCATCTCATCTCTGCCCGATCTGCACACGCCCATGTGCTCAAGGCCATGGGGCTTGCTG AAGAGGATGAACATGGTCCTCGGGAACGATCATCTAAATCCAAGAATGGTGTAGAGAACCTGGAGGGTGGAGCCCGTAAGAAACCTGAGAGACCAACCCAG CCTCCCAAGGAGCTAGAACCCCGGGCTGGGGCTGGCACCTCAGTGCGTGGAGAGCGGAAGAAGAATGTAGTAGAGACCCCGGCCCCAGCAGCCAATAACCCACAGGTTAACGCCCTGGTGGCCCGGCTACCGCTGCTCCTCCCCCGGACCCCTCGCTCACATCTTCAGCCAGTCCAAGTCTCTCCACCCATCCTGGCCCCCAAGCTTTCTTCAGGCCCCTTGAAAGTGACTACGCTGCCTCTGCCCAGTAGGGGTGGGGGACCTCAGACAACTGTGCCCATCATTAACATGATCTTACCAACTGTTCCTGCTTTGCCTGGGCCTGGGCGAGCTCCATCTGTGGGTCTCACTCAGCCCCGGCGCACAGAGAACAGGGAGGTAGGTATAGGGGGTGACCCGGGACCCCAGCACAAGGGTGTCAAGAGGACAGCTGAAACACCTGTGAGTGAGGCCAGTGGGCAGAACCCGCCAGCTAAAGCAGCAAAGCAGGATATAGAGGATACAGGAACTGATGCTAAAAGAAAACGGGGGCGCCCTCGAAAGAAATCAGGCGGAAGCAGGGAAAGGAATTCTGCCCCTGAGAAATCGGCAGCTGCCATGGACTCTGCTCAGCCCTCAAGGTTAACCCTGGAGACTTGGGGCTCTGGAAGGGAAAGCAACTCAGCTGGATGGTCAGAGAGGCCAGGGCTGATGGGAGAGGCTGAGAAGGGGACAGTGCTCGCCCAGGGTCAGGAAGATGGTGCTGTTTCCAAAGGAGTAAGGGGCTCCAGTTCTCGGCATGCCAAAGAAGCAGAAGATAAAATTCTTGTCACCCCTAAAGTGAGTGTCATCAAGGGCAGTAGAAACCAAAAGGAGGCTGTTCAGTTGGTAAAAGGAGAGGTAGCAACTACAGCACAGGGTAATAAAGACTTCAAGGGGCTTGTGCTTCAAACTTCTTCACCCCATGAGCATAAAGATCCCAAAGCAGTACCCCCGTGA
- the SELENBP1 gene encoding methanethiol oxidase isoform X2: protein MKGPREELVYLPCIYRNTGIEAPDYLATVDVDPKSPHYSQVIHRLPMPNLKDELHHSGWNTCSSCFGDSTKTRTKLVLPSLISSRIYVVDVASEPRAPKLHKIIEPKDIHAKCGLGYLHTSHCLASGEVMISSLGDPNGNAKGGFVLLDGETFEVKGTWEKPGGAAPMGYDFWYQPRHNVMISTEWAAPNVLLDGFNPADVEAGLYGSHLHVWDWQRHEIVQTLPLQDGLIPLEIRFLHNPDATQGFVGCALSTNIQRFYKNEGGTWSVEKVIQVAPKKVKGWMLPEMPGLITDILLSLDDRFLYFSNWLHGDLRQYDISDPKKPRLAGQLFLGGSIVKGGPVQVLEDQELESQPEPLVVKGKHVAGGPQMIQLSLDGKRLYVTTSLYSAWDKQFYPDLIREGSVMLQIDVNTEQGGLKLNPNFLVDFGKEPHGPALAHELRYPGGDCSSDIWI, encoded by the exons ATGAAGG GACCCCGAGAGGAGCTTGTCTACCTGCCCTGTATTTACCGAAATACGGGCATTGAAGCCCCGGACTATCTGGCCACCGTGGATGTTGATCCCAAGTCTCCCCACTATAGCCAG GTCATCCATCGGCTGCCCATGCCCAACCTGAAGGACGAGCTGCATCACTCGGGGTGGAACACCTGCAGCAGCTGCTTCGGCGACAGCACCAAGACACGCACCAAGCTGGTGCTGCCCAGCCTCATCTCCTCCCGCATCTACGTGGTGGACGTGGCCTCCGAGCCCCGGGCCCCGAAGCTGCACAAG ATCATCGAGCCCAAGGACATCCATGCCAAGTGTGGTCTGGGCTACCTCCATACTAGCCACTGTCTGGCCAGCGGGGAGGTGATGATCAGCTCCCTGGGAGACCCAAATGGCAATGCCAAAG ggggTTTCGTGCTGCTGGATGGAGAGACGTTTGAGGTGAAGGGGACGTGGGAGAAGCCTGGGGGTGCTGCACCGATGGGCTATGACTTCTGGTACCAGCCTCGACACAATGTCATGATCAGCACCGAATGGGCAGCTCCCAATGTCCTGTTGGACGGCTTCAACCCTGCTGATGTGGAGGCTG GGCTGTATGGGAGCCACTTACACGTGTGGGACTGGCAGCGCCATGAGATTGTGCAGACCCTGCCACTGCAGGATGGGCTCATCCCCCTGGAGATCCGCTTCCTGCACAACCCGGACGCTACCCAGGGCTTTGTGGGCTGTGCTCTCAGCACCAACATCCAGCGCTTCTACAAGAATGAG GGAGGTACTTGGTCCGTAGAGAAGGTGATCCAAGTGGCCCCCAAGAAAGTGAAGGGCTGGATGCTGCCCGAAATGCCAG GCCTGATCACCGACATCCTGCTCTCCCTGGATGACCGCTTCCTGTACTTCAGCAACTGGCTACACGGGGATCTGCGGCAGTATGACATCTCTGACCCGAAGAAGCCTCGCCTTGCGGGACAG CTGTTTCTGGGTGGCAGTATTGTTAAGGGAGGCCCCGTGCAAGTGCTGGAGGACCAGGAGCTGGAATCTCAGCCAGAGCCCCTGGTGGTCAAG GGGAAGCATGTGGCTGGAGGCCCTCAGATGATCCAGCTTAGCCTAGATGGGAAGCGTCTCTACGTCACCACATCACTGTACAGTGCCTGGGACAAGCAGTTTTACCCTGATCTCATCAG GGAAGGCTCCGTGATGCTGCAAATCGATGTAAACACAGAACAGGGAGGCCTGAAATTGAACCCCAACTTCCTGGTGGACTTTGGGAAGGAGCCTCATGGCCCAGCCTTGGCCCATGAGCTCCGCTACCCTGGGGGAGACTGCAGCTCTGACATCTGGATCTGA
- the SELENBP1 gene encoding methanethiol oxidase isoform X1 codes for MDTKCRKCGPGYPTPLEAMKGPREELVYLPCIYRNTGIEAPDYLATVDVDPKSPHYSQVIHRLPMPNLKDELHHSGWNTCSSCFGDSTKTRTKLVLPSLISSRIYVVDVASEPRAPKLHKIIEPKDIHAKCGLGYLHTSHCLASGEVMISSLGDPNGNAKGGFVLLDGETFEVKGTWEKPGGAAPMGYDFWYQPRHNVMISTEWAAPNVLLDGFNPADVEAGLYGSHLHVWDWQRHEIVQTLPLQDGLIPLEIRFLHNPDATQGFVGCALSTNIQRFYKNEGGTWSVEKVIQVAPKKVKGWMLPEMPGLITDILLSLDDRFLYFSNWLHGDLRQYDISDPKKPRLAGQLFLGGSIVKGGPVQVLEDQELESQPEPLVVKGKHVAGGPQMIQLSLDGKRLYVTTSLYSAWDKQFYPDLIREGSVMLQIDVNTEQGGLKLNPNFLVDFGKEPHGPALAHELRYPGGDCSSDIWI; via the exons ATGG ACACGAAATGTAGGAAGTGTGGACCTGGCTACCCTACCCCTCTAGAGGCCATGAAGG GACCCCGAGAGGAGCTTGTCTACCTGCCCTGTATTTACCGAAATACGGGCATTGAAGCCCCGGACTATCTGGCCACCGTGGATGTTGATCCCAAGTCTCCCCACTATAGCCAG GTCATCCATCGGCTGCCCATGCCCAACCTGAAGGACGAGCTGCATCACTCGGGGTGGAACACCTGCAGCAGCTGCTTCGGCGACAGCACCAAGACACGCACCAAGCTGGTGCTGCCCAGCCTCATCTCCTCCCGCATCTACGTGGTGGACGTGGCCTCCGAGCCCCGGGCCCCGAAGCTGCACAAG ATCATCGAGCCCAAGGACATCCATGCCAAGTGTGGTCTGGGCTACCTCCATACTAGCCACTGTCTGGCCAGCGGGGAGGTGATGATCAGCTCCCTGGGAGACCCAAATGGCAATGCCAAAG ggggTTTCGTGCTGCTGGATGGAGAGACGTTTGAGGTGAAGGGGACGTGGGAGAAGCCTGGGGGTGCTGCACCGATGGGCTATGACTTCTGGTACCAGCCTCGACACAATGTCATGATCAGCACCGAATGGGCAGCTCCCAATGTCCTGTTGGACGGCTTCAACCCTGCTGATGTGGAGGCTG GGCTGTATGGGAGCCACTTACACGTGTGGGACTGGCAGCGCCATGAGATTGTGCAGACCCTGCCACTGCAGGATGGGCTCATCCCCCTGGAGATCCGCTTCCTGCACAACCCGGACGCTACCCAGGGCTTTGTGGGCTGTGCTCTCAGCACCAACATCCAGCGCTTCTACAAGAATGAG GGAGGTACTTGGTCCGTAGAGAAGGTGATCCAAGTGGCCCCCAAGAAAGTGAAGGGCTGGATGCTGCCCGAAATGCCAG GCCTGATCACCGACATCCTGCTCTCCCTGGATGACCGCTTCCTGTACTTCAGCAACTGGCTACACGGGGATCTGCGGCAGTATGACATCTCTGACCCGAAGAAGCCTCGCCTTGCGGGACAG CTGTTTCTGGGTGGCAGTATTGTTAAGGGAGGCCCCGTGCAAGTGCTGGAGGACCAGGAGCTGGAATCTCAGCCAGAGCCCCTGGTGGTCAAG GGGAAGCATGTGGCTGGAGGCCCTCAGATGATCCAGCTTAGCCTAGATGGGAAGCGTCTCTACGTCACCACATCACTGTACAGTGCCTGGGACAAGCAGTTTTACCCTGATCTCATCAG GGAAGGCTCCGTGATGCTGCAAATCGATGTAAACACAGAACAGGGAGGCCTGAAATTGAACCCCAACTTCCTGGTGGACTTTGGGAAGGAGCCTCATGGCCCAGCCTTGGCCCATGAGCTCCGCTACCCTGGGGGAGACTGCAGCTCTGACATCTGGATCTGA